The following are from one region of the Streptomyces tuirus genome:
- a CDS encoding SAM-dependent methyltransferase — protein sequence MHSEKQLSTEIDANVPTAARMYDHYLGGKDNYAADRAACEELDKVVPSTRRLALNNRRFLQRVVKTLSEEYGIRQYLDHGSGLPTQDNVHQVAQRIDPTTHVVYVDNDPMVLVHGRALLEQDKRTTVIHADLRETDQIFGHADTKRLIDFSEPACVLFNSVFHCIPDSDTDGPLAVARRVRERLAPGSFMVMCQLVSEDPEVRAFVTDFMDQATHGNWGRVREPKDVEAYFDGLEILEPGLVEVSTWRPDTDVAPRQLTHEWIEFGGVGRIPLEK from the coding sequence ATGCACTCCGAGAAACAGCTGTCCACCGAGATCGACGCGAACGTGCCGACGGCAGCGCGCATGTACGACCACTACCTTGGCGGCAAGGACAACTACGCGGCCGACCGCGCCGCGTGCGAGGAACTCGACAAGGTCGTGCCCAGCACGCGCCGCCTCGCCCTGAACAACCGGCGCTTCCTCCAGCGGGTCGTGAAGACCCTCTCCGAGGAGTACGGCATCCGGCAGTACCTGGACCACGGATCCGGCCTGCCGACGCAGGACAACGTGCACCAGGTCGCCCAGCGCATCGACCCCACTACCCACGTGGTCTACGTGGACAACGACCCGATGGTGCTGGTCCACGGCCGTGCGCTGCTGGAGCAGGACAAGCGGACGACGGTCATCCACGCGGACCTGCGCGAGACCGACCAGATCTTCGGGCACGCCGACACCAAGCGGCTGATCGACTTCTCCGAGCCGGCGTGCGTGCTGTTCAACTCGGTCTTCCACTGCATCCCGGACAGCGACACGGACGGACCGCTCGCGGTGGCCCGCCGCGTGCGGGAACGGCTGGCGCCGGGCAGCTTCATGGTGATGTGCCAGCTGGTCAGCGAGGACCCAGAGGTCCGCGCCTTCGTCACGGACTTCATGGACCAGGCGACCCACGGCAACTGGGGCCGGGTGCGCGAACCGAAGGACGTGGAAGCGTACTTCGACGGCCTGGAGATCCTGGAGCCGGGGCTGGTCGAGGTGTCCACCTGGCGCCCGGACACCGACGTGGCGCCCCGTCAGCTCACCCACGAGTGGATCGAGTTCGGCGGCGTCGGACGGATCCCGCTGGAGAAGTGA
- the katG gene encoding catalase/peroxidase HPI, which translates to MTENHDAIVTDPKSEEAGGGCPVAHDRALHPTQGGGNRQWWPERLNLKILAKNPEVANPLGGDFDYAAAFQALDLAAVKRDIAEVLTTSQDWWPADFGNYGPLMVRMAWHSAGTYRISDGRGGAGAGQQRFAPLNSWPDNGNLDKARRLLWPVKKKYGQSISWADLMVLTGNVALEQMGFETFGFAGGRQDVWEPEEDVYWGPETTWLDDKRYTGDRELENPLGAVQMGLIYVNPEGPNGNPDPVASARDIRETFRRMAMNDEETVALIAGGHTFGKTHGAGPADNVGADPEAASMEEQGLGWRSTYGTGKGGDAITSGLEVTWTSTPTQWSNGFFKNLFEFEYELEQSPAGANQWVAKDAPEIVPDAHDSSKKHRPKMLTTDLALRFDPIYEPISRRFYENPQEFADAFARAWFKLTHRDMGPKSLYLGQEVPAETLIWQDPLPEAEGETIDGGDIETLKTKLLESGLSVSQLVSTAWASASTFRGSDKRGGANGARIRLEPQRGWEVNEPDELAQVLRVLEGIQQEFNAGAGAKKVSLADLIVLGGTAAVEKAAKEAGFQVEVPFTAGRVDATEEHTDAESFEALEPTADGFRNYHGKGNRLPAEFLLLDRANLLTLSAPEMTVLVGGLRVLGANYQQSQLGAFTKTPGSLTNDFFVNLLDLGVTWKSTSEDQTTFEGRDAATGEVKWAGSRADLVFGSNSELRALAEVYASDDAKEKFVHDFVAAWVKVMNLDRFDLV; encoded by the coding sequence ATGACTGAGAACCACGACGCGATCGTCACCGACCCCAAGTCGGAGGAGGCCGGAGGTGGTTGCCCCGTGGCGCACGACCGCGCCCTGCACCCGACCCAGGGCGGCGGCAACCGCCAGTGGTGGCCCGAGCGGCTCAACCTGAAGATCCTCGCGAAGAACCCCGAGGTGGCCAACCCGCTCGGTGGGGACTTCGACTACGCCGCGGCGTTCCAGGCCCTCGACCTCGCGGCCGTGAAGCGCGACATCGCCGAGGTGCTCACCACCTCGCAGGACTGGTGGCCGGCCGACTTCGGCAACTACGGCCCGCTGATGGTCCGTATGGCCTGGCACAGCGCGGGCACCTACCGCATCAGCGACGGCCGCGGCGGCGCCGGCGCGGGTCAGCAGCGCTTCGCCCCGCTCAACAGCTGGCCCGACAACGGCAACCTCGACAAGGCCCGCCGTCTGCTGTGGCCCGTGAAGAAGAAGTACGGCCAGAGCATCTCCTGGGCCGACCTCATGGTCCTCACCGGCAACGTCGCCCTGGAGCAGATGGGCTTCGAGACCTTCGGCTTCGCCGGCGGCCGCCAGGACGTCTGGGAGCCCGAGGAGGACGTGTACTGGGGCCCCGAGACCACCTGGCTCGACGACAAGCGCTACACGGGTGACCGCGAGCTGGAGAACCCGCTCGGCGCCGTCCAGATGGGCCTCATCTACGTCAACCCCGAGGGCCCCAACGGCAACCCGGACCCGGTCGCCTCGGCCCGCGACATCCGCGAGACGTTCCGCCGCATGGCGATGAACGACGAGGAGACCGTCGCCCTGATCGCCGGCGGCCACACCTTCGGCAAGACCCACGGCGCCGGCCCGGCCGACAACGTCGGCGCCGACCCCGAGGCCGCCTCCATGGAGGAGCAGGGCCTCGGCTGGCGCAGCACCTACGGCACGGGCAAGGGCGGCGACGCCATCACCTCCGGCCTCGAGGTCACCTGGACCAGCACGCCCACCCAGTGGAGCAACGGCTTCTTCAAGAACCTCTTCGAGTTCGAGTACGAGCTCGAGCAGAGCCCGGCCGGTGCCAACCAGTGGGTCGCGAAGGACGCCCCGGAGATCGTCCCGGACGCGCACGACTCCTCGAAGAAGCACCGTCCGAAGATGCTCACCACGGACCTGGCGCTGCGCTTCGACCCGATCTACGAGCCCATCTCCCGCCGGTTCTACGAGAACCCGCAGGAGTTCGCGGACGCCTTCGCCCGCGCCTGGTTCAAGCTGACCCACCGTGACATGGGCCCGAAGTCGCTGTACCTCGGCCAGGAGGTCCCGGCCGAGACCCTCATCTGGCAGGACCCGCTGCCCGAGGCCGAGGGCGAGACCATCGACGGCGGCGACATCGAGACCCTCAAGACCAAGCTCCTCGAGTCGGGTCTGTCCGTCTCGCAGCTGGTGTCCACCGCGTGGGCCTCGGCGTCCACCTTCCGCGGCAGCGACAAGCGCGGCGGCGCCAACGGCGCCCGTATCCGCCTCGAGCCGCAGCGCGGCTGGGAGGTCAACGAGCCCGACGAGCTGGCGCAGGTCCTGCGGGTGCTGGAGGGAATCCAGCAGGAGTTCAACGCCGGTGCCGGCGCCAAGAAGGTCTCCCTGGCCGACCTGATCGTCCTCGGCGGCACCGCCGCCGTCGAGAAGGCCGCCAAGGAAGCCGGCTTCCAGGTGGAGGTCCCCTTCACCGCGGGCCGCGTGGACGCCACGGAGGAGCACACCGACGCCGAGTCCTTCGAGGCGCTCGAGCCGACCGCCGACGGGTTCCGCAACTACCACGGCAAGGGCAACCGCCTGCCGGCCGAGTTCCTGCTCCTGGACCGCGCGAACCTGCTCACCCTGAGCGCCCCCGAGATGACCGTCCTGGTCGGTGGCCTGCGGGTGCTGGGCGCCAACTACCAGCAGTCCCAGCTCGGCGCCTTCACCAAGACGCCCGGCTCGCTGACGAACGACTTCTTCGTCAACCTGCTCGACCTGGGCGTCACATGGAAGTCGACGTCCGAGGACCAGACCACGTTCGAGGGCCGCGACGCCGCCACGGGCGAGGTCAAGTGGGCCGGCTCCCGCGCCGACCTGGTCTTCGGCTCGAACTCCGAGCTGCGCGCCCTCGCCGAGGTCTACGCGAGCGACGACGCGAAAGAGAAGTTCGTGCACGACTTCGTCGCGGCGTGGGTCAAGGTCATGAACCTGGACCGGTTCGACCTGGTCTGA
- a CDS encoding tetratricopeptide repeat protein, which produces MGDYYDLGTYSRPVTTSSAEAQLWFDRGLMWTYAFHHEEAVACFEKAAEADPECAMAYWGIAYALGPNYNKPWEFFDGEELVETVERTHAAVERAHEKAARSTPLEKALIGALRARYPQSQAVEDCSVWNEPYADAMRVVYELAPGDPDIATLHADAAMNLTPWQLWNLKTGQPADGARTTEARAVLERALATEAGVCHPGILHLYIHLMEMSPTPEQALTVADRLRRLVPDAGHLLHMPSHLDVLCGDYRQVVSANSDAIAADEKYHRRSGAMNFYTLYRAHNLHFKIYGAMFLGQAQVALDTAAQLEAAIPEDLLRVQSPPMADWLEAFLAMRVHVLIRFGRWAEILELPAPADPELYATTVAMRHYARGVALSATGEVDRAEAERELFRAAVGRVPATRMLFNNTCEDILAIASAMLDGELEYRRGRHDLAFAALERAIELDDNLPYDEPWGWMQPTRHAYGALLLEQGRVAEAEAVYRADLGLDDTLPRPLQHPNNVWALHGFHECLLRTGKTGEAALVAHQLRLATALADVPIHASCYCRLDTTPGPQAADACCH; this is translated from the coding sequence ATGGGCGACTATTACGATCTCGGCACCTACAGCCGTCCCGTCACCACGTCCTCCGCCGAGGCTCAACTCTGGTTCGATCGCGGCCTGATGTGGACGTACGCCTTCCATCATGAGGAGGCGGTCGCCTGCTTCGAAAAGGCGGCCGAGGCGGATCCCGAGTGCGCGATGGCCTATTGGGGCATTGCCTACGCGCTCGGCCCGAACTACAACAAGCCCTGGGAATTCTTCGACGGCGAGGAACTGGTGGAAACCGTCGAGCGCACGCACGCCGCCGTCGAACGAGCCCATGAGAAGGCCGCCCGCTCCACCCCGCTCGAGAAGGCCCTCATCGGCGCACTGCGGGCCCGCTACCCGCAGTCGCAGGCCGTCGAGGACTGCTCGGTGTGGAACGAGCCCTACGCGGACGCGATGCGCGTCGTCTACGAACTGGCGCCCGGCGACCCGGACATCGCCACCCTCCACGCCGACGCCGCGATGAACCTCACCCCCTGGCAGCTGTGGAATCTCAAGACCGGGCAGCCGGCCGACGGCGCCCGCACCACCGAGGCCAGGGCTGTGCTGGAACGCGCCCTCGCCACCGAGGCCGGCGTCTGCCATCCGGGGATCCTGCACCTCTACATCCACCTGATGGAGATGTCCCCGACGCCGGAGCAGGCCCTCACCGTCGCCGACCGCCTGCGCCGCCTCGTGCCCGACGCCGGGCACCTGCTGCACATGCCCTCACACCTGGACGTACTGTGCGGCGACTACCGCCAGGTGGTCTCGGCCAACAGCGACGCGATCGCCGCAGACGAGAAGTACCACCGGCGGTCCGGCGCGATGAACTTCTACACCCTGTACCGGGCGCACAACCTCCACTTCAAGATCTACGGCGCCATGTTCCTCGGCCAGGCACAGGTCGCCCTCGACACCGCCGCCCAGTTGGAAGCCGCCATCCCCGAGGACCTGCTCCGTGTCCAGAGCCCCCCGATGGCCGACTGGCTGGAGGCCTTCCTGGCCATGCGCGTCCACGTCCTGATCCGCTTCGGCCGCTGGGCCGAGATCCTCGAACTGCCCGCCCCCGCCGACCCGGAGCTCTACGCGACGACCGTCGCCATGCGGCACTACGCCCGGGGTGTCGCCCTCTCCGCGACCGGCGAGGTCGACCGGGCGGAGGCCGAACGCGAGCTGTTCCGCGCGGCGGTGGGCCGGGTGCCCGCGACGCGGATGCTGTTCAACAACACCTGCGAGGACATCCTCGCCATCGCCTCCGCCATGCTGGACGGCGAACTCGAATACCGCAGGGGCCGACACGACCTCGCCTTCGCCGCCCTGGAACGCGCCATCGAGCTGGACGACAACCTGCCCTACGACGAGCCCTGGGGCTGGATGCAGCCCACCCGTCACGCCTACGGCGCACTGCTGCTGGAACAGGGCCGCGTGGCGGAGGCGGAGGCCGTCTACCGTGCCGACCTCGGCCTCGACGACACCCTGCCCCGCCCGCTCCAGCACCCGAACAACGTATGGGCCCTGCACGGCTTCCACGAGTGCCTGCTCCGGACCGGCAAGACCGGCGAGGCGGCCCTGGTGGCCCACCAGCTCAGGCTCGCGACCGCGCTGGCCGACGTGCCGATCCACGCGTCCTGCTACTGCCGCCTGGACACCACGCCCGGCCCGCAGGCGGCCGACGCGTGCTGCCACTGA
- a CDS encoding CsbD family protein, whose protein sequence is MAGEQKGKAKAEQVKGKAKEAIGRAVGNERLTAEGRAEQSKGDARQAKEKTKDVFKH, encoded by the coding sequence GTGGCTGGAGAGCAGAAGGGCAAGGCCAAGGCCGAGCAGGTCAAGGGCAAGGCCAAGGAGGCAATCGGCCGTGCGGTGGGCAATGAGCGCCTGACGGCCGAGGGCCGGGCCGAGCAGTCGAAGGGCGACGCCCGGCAGGCCAAGGAGAAGACCAAGGACGTCTTCAAGCACTGA
- a CDS encoding helix-turn-helix domain-containing protein: protein MSAASHRISRLEPYLDRSEPAPTLLKMLVGVQLAGFREDARLAQDQAARAVGFSAAKLSRIESGKGRRPPTESDVRALLELYGTDDYEASVLLKLLQRAGEPGWWQRYDKRLMPEWFDRLVGLQEAAATIRTFEIQYVPGLLQTPAYTRAVVERGLPNAPSAEVERRVELRRHRTRLVSRADAPQLWAIIDESVLLRVLGSTEVMREQLAHLVEMAERSNVTLQIVPLSVTNASAPAIPVTYLRFGGLDLPDVVYLEHIRSANFLEDRDETEEYRIALDRLADEALKPRDSMELLRQTMEQRYP, encoded by the coding sequence ATGTCCGCCGCGTCGCATCGCATCTCCCGCCTGGAACCCTACCTGGACAGGTCCGAGCCTGCGCCGACTCTGCTGAAGATGCTGGTCGGTGTGCAGCTCGCCGGCTTCCGCGAGGACGCCCGGCTCGCCCAGGACCAGGCGGCGCGCGCTGTCGGGTTCAGTGCCGCGAAGTTGTCCCGCATCGAGTCGGGCAAGGGCCGCCGCCCGCCGACGGAGAGCGACGTCCGGGCGCTGCTGGAGCTGTACGGCACCGACGACTATGAAGCCTCCGTGCTGCTCAAGCTGCTGCAGCGGGCCGGGGAGCCGGGCTGGTGGCAGCGGTACGACAAGCGGCTGATGCCCGAGTGGTTCGACCGGCTGGTCGGACTGCAGGAGGCCGCGGCCACCATCCGTACCTTTGAAATCCAGTATGTGCCCGGCCTGTTGCAGACGCCCGCCTACACCCGGGCGGTGGTGGAGCGCGGCCTGCCCAACGCACCCTCCGCCGAGGTGGAGCGGCGCGTCGAACTGCGCAGGCACCGCACCCGGTTGGTCTCGCGGGCCGACGCCCCGCAGCTGTGGGCGATCATCGACGAGTCCGTGCTGCTGCGCGTCCTCGGCAGTACCGAGGTGATGCGGGAGCAGCTCGCGCACCTCGTCGAGATGGCCGAGCGTTCCAATGTGACGCTGCAGATCGTGCCGTTGAGCGTCACCAACGCCTCGGCACCGGCCATTCCGGTCACCTATCTGCGCTTCGGCGGCCTCGATCTTCCCGATGTGGTCTACCTGGAGCACATCAGGAGCGCGAACTTCCTCGAGGACCGCGACGAGACCGAGGAGTACCGGATCGCGCTGGACCGGCTCGCGGACGAGGCCCTCAAGCCCCGTGACTCGATGGAGCTGCTGCGGCAGACGATGGAGCAGCGCTACCCGTGA
- a CDS encoding DUF397 domain-containing protein produces MPPVRNGVQASSLEACWMKSRHSNAEGNCVEVAPLVDGGIAMRNSRDPDGPALVYTSAEVAAFLAGAKDGEFDHLL; encoded by the coding sequence GTGCCACCAGTGCGGAACGGAGTGCAGGCAAGCTCGTTGGAGGCCTGCTGGATGAAGAGCCGGCACAGCAACGCCGAGGGCAACTGCGTCGAAGTCGCCCCCCTCGTCGACGGCGGGATCGCGATGCGCAACTCCCGCGACCCCGACGGGCCCGCCCTCGTCTACACGTCGGCGGAGGTCGCGGCCTTCCTGGCCGGAGCGAAGGACGGCGAGTTCGACCACCTGCTGTGA
- a CDS encoding Fur family transcriptional regulator: MTASGNPTPAEELRGAGLRVTAARVALLEAVRDGDHLGAEAIASEVRGRVGHISVQAVYEGLHALTAAGLIRRLDPPGSPALYEGRVGDNHHHLVCRSCGAVADVDCAVGHAPCLTASDDRGFAVDEAEVIYWGLCPACSTARSN; encoded by the coding sequence ATGACCGCATCCGGGAACCCGACCCCAGCCGAGGAGTTGCGCGGTGCCGGCCTCAGGGTGACGGCCGCCCGCGTCGCGCTGCTCGAGGCCGTGCGGGACGGTGACCACCTCGGCGCCGAGGCGATCGCCTCCGAGGTGCGCGGCCGTGTGGGCCACATCTCCGTCCAGGCCGTCTACGAGGGGCTTCACGCACTCACCGCGGCGGGCCTCATACGCCGCCTCGACCCACCCGGCAGCCCGGCCCTCTACGAGGGGCGCGTCGGCGACAACCACCACCACCTCGTGTGCCGGTCGTGCGGAGCCGTCGCCGACGTCGACTGCGCGGTCGGTCACGCCCCCTGCCTGACCGCCTCCGACGACCGCGGCTTCGCCGTCGACGAGGCCGAGGTCATCTACTGGGGCCTGTGCCCCGCCTGCTCCACCGCCCGCAGCAACTGA
- a CDS encoding ATP-binding protein, giving the protein MTSHRGDAVSSPAQHVLRPPSGAAVHAGAPTAGQTSPAGPYTTPSYGSPSSVPTTLAQLSGALSASAALRVECSREGFARARSFTRETLRGWSLDHRCDDATLVITELAANAATHAARRHPGVPEIRLGFLLAPTHLLLTVADADDHPPVYTPTGTSLDEHGRGLCIVDALSEEWGWAPTPPAGKTVWARLSTQPATPCPPN; this is encoded by the coding sequence CTGACGTCGCATCGGGGAGATGCCGTGTCATCACCTGCGCAGCACGTGCTCCGGCCGCCGAGTGGGGCTGCGGTACACGCAGGCGCTCCCACAGCGGGCCAGACCTCGCCGGCCGGCCCGTACACGACTCCGTCGTACGGGAGCCCGTCCTCGGTGCCGACGACACTGGCGCAGCTCTCGGGTGCCCTGTCCGCCTCGGCCGCCCTGCGTGTCGAGTGCAGCCGGGAGGGGTTCGCACGAGCCCGGTCCTTCACCCGCGAGACCCTGCGCGGCTGGTCCCTCGACCACCGCTGCGACGACGCGACGCTCGTCATCACCGAGCTCGCCGCCAACGCCGCCACGCACGCGGCGCGAAGACACCCGGGGGTGCCGGAGATCCGGCTCGGATTCCTCCTGGCCCCCACCCATCTGCTGCTCACCGTCGCCGACGCCGACGACCACCCGCCCGTGTACACGCCGACCGGCACTTCGCTGGACGAGCACGGCCGGGGGCTCTGCATCGTCGACGCCCTGTCCGAGGAGTGGGGCTGGGCCCCTACTCCCCCTGCGGGCAAGACGGTCTGGGCCAGATTGTCGACCCAGCCGGCCACACCCTGTCCACCCAACTGA
- a CDS encoding glyceraldehyde-3-phosphate dehydrogenase, producing the protein MTVNDDSFTNWKIREEIAESMIPIIGKLHREQDVTVLLHSRSLVNKSVVSILKTHRFARQIAGVELSVTDTLPFLQALTTLDLGPSQIDIGLLAEAYQADDRGLSVAEFTAEAVAGATGANKIERREGRDVVLYGFGRIGRLVARLLIEKSGSGNGLRLRAIVVRGGGEQDIVKRASLLRRDSIHGQFQGTITVDEANSTIVANGNAIKVIYANDPSEVDYTAYGIKDAILIDNTGKWRDREGLSQHLRPGIDKVVLTAPGKGDVPNIVHGVNHDTIKPDEQILSCASCTTNAIVPPLKAMDDEFGVQRGHVETVHSFTNDQNLLDNYHKADRRGRSAPLNMVITETGAASAVAKALPDLKAPITGSSIRVPVPDVSIAILSLRLGRETTREEVLDHLRDVSLTSPLKRQIDFTTAPDAVSSDFIGSRHASIVDAGATKVDGDNAILYLWYDNEFGYSCQVIRVVQHVSGVEYPTYPAPAV; encoded by the coding sequence GTGACTGTCAACGACGACTCGTTCACCAACTGGAAGATCCGCGAGGAGATCGCGGAGTCGATGATCCCGATCATCGGGAAGCTGCACCGCGAGCAGGACGTGACGGTCCTGCTGCACAGCCGCTCCCTGGTGAACAAGTCGGTGGTGAGCATCCTCAAGACCCACCGTTTCGCCCGGCAGATCGCCGGCGTGGAGCTGTCGGTCACCGACACCCTGCCGTTCCTGCAGGCCCTCACCACGCTCGACCTCGGCCCCTCCCAGATCGACATCGGCCTGCTCGCCGAGGCCTACCAGGCCGACGACCGGGGCCTGTCGGTCGCCGAGTTCACCGCCGAGGCCGTCGCCGGTGCCACGGGCGCCAACAAGATCGAGCGCCGCGAGGGCCGGGACGTCGTCCTCTACGGCTTCGGCCGCATCGGCCGGCTCGTGGCCCGTCTGCTCATCGAGAAGTCCGGCTCGGGCAACGGTCTGCGGCTGCGGGCCATCGTCGTGCGCGGGGGTGGCGAGCAGGACATCGTCAAGCGCGCCTCGCTGCTGCGCCGCGACTCGATCCACGGCCAGTTCCAGGGCACGATCACCGTCGACGAGGCGAACAGCACGATCGTCGCCAACGGCAACGCCATCAAGGTGATCTACGCCAACGACCCGTCCGAGGTCGACTACACGGCGTACGGCATCAAGGACGCCATCCTCATCGACAACACCGGCAAGTGGCGCGACCGCGAGGGCCTGTCCCAGCACCTGCGCCCCGGTATCGACAAGGTCGTGCTGACCGCGCCCGGCAAGGGTGACGTCCCCAACATCGTGCACGGCGTCAACCACGACACGATCAAGCCCGACGAGCAGATCCTGTCCTGCGCGTCCTGCACCACGAACGCGATCGTGCCGCCGCTGAAGGCGATGGACGACGAGTTCGGGGTCCAGCGCGGCCACGTCGAGACGGTTCACTCGTTCACCAACGACCAGAACCTGCTGGACAACTACCACAAGGCCGACCGCCGCGGCCGGTCCGCGCCGCTCAACATGGTCATCACCGAGACCGGCGCCGCCTCCGCCGTCGCCAAGGCGCTGCCCGACCTCAAGGCGCCGATCACCGGCAGCTCGATCCGTGTGCCGGTCCCGGACGTCTCGATCGCGATCCTCAGCCTGCGGCTCGGCCGCGAGACCACCCGCGAGGAGGTCCTCGACCACCTCCGTGACGTCTCCCTGACCTCGCCGCTCAAGCGTCAGATCGACTTCACCACGGCTCCCGACGCGGTCTCCAGCGACTTCATCGGCTCGCGCCACGCGTCGATCGTCGACGCCGGCGCCACCAAGGTCGACGGCGACAACGCGATCCTCTACCTGTGGTACGACAACGAGTTCGGCTACTCGTGCCAGGTCATCCGCGTCGTGCAGCACGTCTCCGGCGTGGAGTACCCGACGTACCCGGCCCCGGCGGTCTGA